The DNA window TGTTTGTAGGGGCGATTCATGAATCGCCCGTCCCTCTCCACCCCGTGGAGAGGGACCACAGGGTGAGGTGCCTTTTCTCCCCTTCCCGCACCGGGAAGGGGACAAAGGGGTTAGGTCGTCTTTCGTAGGGGTAGGTCCCCGCTTGCCCCAAGGGAACTCGAGGGGTGCCCGCCCTTCCATTTTTTAATCAAATTCGATTTCTATTCCATCTTTTTTCTTGGTGTAATAAATAATCCCCGTTTCAATTTTCTCTCCCAACGCCCGTTTAGATTTATACGTGGTCGGCTTTATCGATACGGGGATTTTTCCGATGAACCCGTCGGTTCCCTTTGACTCCTCCTCCGGTGTCGCCAATCTATATTTTTCATCTTTTTGGTCGGCCACCTTTTTTAGAATCGCTTCCTGAAACCGCAAACCCACGAATGTTTTTACTATCACCAGGTCCTTCACCCATTGCTCCACCAACTTTTGGTCGATTTTATTCATCGCATCCTTGAGCTGAGAAAGCATTTCCACGATTTTTGCAGTAGCGACCGCAATTGCTTCTGGATGCGTTCTTAAATACCAATTTTCCCATTCAGCCAACGTCTTGCCGGGAAACTTCTGAATCAGCTCGCTCAATTGTCCCACTACTTTGGGGCGAGTACCCTGTGCATTCTGATTGGCAAGGTTGATGAGTTGGGTTGTGTACTTGGGGAATGCCGAAGAAGGAGAGCCTAAGGCGCGACGGATTTCTTCGTTTGAAAGTTTTAGCTTCGGCAACTAGGCTCCGTTGCCGAGGCTGAATGCAACTCGTAGAAACTTTGATTTAGCCAGATATTCGTGAGCGGTGTCCACTTTTACCAATCCGCTCTTAATCAAATGCTGATTAATGAATGTCTTGTTTTTTAAATACAGATAGCCAAGGAGATTTGCTTTCTCATCATATTTTTGCTGGTCGAATTTAAGGAACACCTTCTGCCCTTTTAAAAGATTCGCGAGGTATGCCTCCGCCTCCGCCTTTTTCTCTTGAATGGGTTTAATTCCTAAGAGCCGAACGATTAAACCGGTGTCCAATTTCACCCGGTCGGGCGCTTCAATTTTGCGCACGGCATAAAGGTTTCCGTTCGGTTTTTCTTTTCCATCAATTTTGGAGCCAAAGCGAAGTTTTTTGAGGTCCACCTTCTTTTCGAATTTGATTGGGTCTTTAAAAATGTAAGGAAGTTTCTTGATTTCGCTA is part of the Verrucomicrobiia bacterium genome and encodes:
- a CDS encoding MjaI family restriction endonuclease; its protein translation is MPKLKLSNEEIRRALGSPSSAFPKYTTQLINLANQNAQGTRPKVVGQLSELIQKFPGKTLAEWENWYLRTHPEAIAVATAKIVEMLSQLKDAMNKIDQKLVEQWVKDLVIVKTFVGLRFQEAILKKVADQKDEKYRLATPEEESKGTDGFIGKIPVSIKPTTYKSKRALGEKIETGIIYYTKKKDGIEIEFD